One genomic segment of Trichococcus shcherbakoviae includes these proteins:
- a CDS encoding metal-binding protein ZinT codes for MNKKHRTTRWMIGSLLVLSLAACQPDPETEETTESSTTAAEITIEPVNLQDQATIDAANGIFEDSQVADRPLSDWEGEWQSVYPYLLDGTLDSVFTDKAEDTGEKTAEEYKEYYTIGYESAFTGLTITADSITFYEGDTARTGTYAYSGYQILTYESGKKGVRYLFERTDDAEAAPKYVQFSDHIIEPTASAHFHIYLGDDSHTALLEEMDNWPTFYPAGMDGDEIVEEMLHH; via the coding sequence ATGAATAAAAAACATAGAACAACCCGCTGGATGATCGGCAGTCTGCTCGTGCTGAGTTTGGCGGCTTGCCAGCCCGATCCGGAAACCGAGGAGACCACAGAATCCAGTACCACTGCCGCAGAGATCACGATCGAGCCCGTCAACCTGCAGGACCAAGCGACCATCGATGCCGCCAACGGTATCTTTGAGGACAGCCAAGTTGCCGACCGCCCATTGAGCGATTGGGAAGGCGAATGGCAATCCGTCTACCCTTACCTGCTTGATGGCACACTCGATAGCGTCTTCACGGATAAAGCGGAAGACACCGGCGAAAAGACCGCCGAAGAATACAAAGAATACTACACCATCGGCTACGAATCGGCCTTTACCGGCCTGACGATCACCGCCGATTCGATCACGTTCTACGAAGGCGATACCGCACGCACCGGCACTTACGCGTACAGCGGCTATCAGATCCTGACCTACGAATCCGGCAAAAAAGGCGTCCGCTACCTGTTTGAACGGACGGATGATGCCGAAGCTGCACCGAAGTACGTCCAGTTCAGCGATCACATCATCGAACCGACCGCATCCGCGCACTTCCACATTTATCTGGGAGACGATAGCCACACAGCGCTCCTTGAAGAGATGGACAACTGGCCGACATTCTATCCGGCTGGGATGGATGGGGACGAAATCGTCGAAGAGATGTTGCACCACTGA
- a CDS encoding FMN-dependent NADH-azoreductase — MNVLVVKGNNRPAEEAISSKMYETFLAAAKENEKLNITTYNVFSEDMPYLGQDLFGAYGKMAVGEELTDIETRLLAAKQKAMDAVTAADVIVFAFPLWNLTIPAKLQTFIDYIFAAGFAFKYDETGTMVALMPEKKVILLNARGGYYSAPEMAPMDMGINYMRNVFGGVFGMEIIGEVIIEGHAAVPDQAAAIIEEGLAKVTELAKSL; from the coding sequence ATGAACGTTTTAGTAGTAAAAGGAAACAACAGACCAGCAGAGGAAGCAATTTCTTCAAAAATGTATGAAACTTTTTTGGCTGCAGCCAAAGAAAATGAAAAATTGAACATCACAACTTATAACGTCTTTTCAGAAGACATGCCATACTTAGGCCAAGATCTTTTCGGCGCTTACGGCAAAATGGCAGTCGGCGAAGAATTGACTGACATCGAAACACGCCTTTTGGCAGCAAAACAAAAAGCAATGGATGCAGTGACTGCTGCTGACGTGATCGTATTCGCCTTCCCATTGTGGAACTTGACGATCCCAGCTAAATTGCAAACATTCATCGACTACATCTTTGCAGCTGGCTTTGCTTTCAAATATGATGAAACAGGCACAATGGTTGCTTTGATGCCTGAAAAGAAAGTTATCCTATTGAACGCTCGTGGAGGCTACTACTCCGCTCCTGAAATGGCCCCAATGGATATGGGCATCAACTACATGCGCAACGTATTCGGCGGCGTATTCGGAATGGAAATCATCGGCGAAGTCATCATCGAAGGACACGCAGCTGTTCCTGATCAAGCAGCAGCAATCATCGAAGAAGGCCTTGCTAAAGTTACAGAACTGGCAAAATCACTTTAA
- a CDS encoding acyltransferase, with the protein MQKSGQSQRIEIFDGMRGLASVIVMIFHMAVWTVYGYSANEYKVFANSFWRVATQTPLKLIWGGNEAVLVFYIIGGFVLARPYLSGRKLDFKPFIIKRWIRLMLPYVLIITVTVMLIALFGAWKHDTIDLSGSFNVKWKRVPNALEMLLYFVGYDYNLNILSGAFWSMVQEWRLSFILPFIAVALHRYATGKVLGGYAVMQFAIEKLTDWGMRSDTAWLAQLSESLNRTNYYAIFFVMGAVLAKHMPAIRTFVQEHRLFRILSAWAIPFLIPSQWILAALGFSFWVRHALLLTGLGIILFLLLCLESPRLTAFFKSKPLLLLGKLSFSLYLTHTTSIVLFVTLLGQIIPPEIVLLLSPLFALPVAYLWQKYVETWCLDLLNHFKK; encoded by the coding sequence ATGCAAAAATCCGGCCAAAGCCAACGGATTGAAATCTTTGACGGTATGCGGGGATTAGCCTCGGTCATTGTCATGATTTTCCACATGGCGGTCTGGACAGTTTATGGTTACAGTGCCAATGAATATAAAGTTTTTGCCAACTCATTTTGGCGGGTGGCGACACAGACACCCTTGAAACTGATCTGGGGCGGCAATGAGGCGGTGCTGGTCTTCTACATCATCGGTGGTTTCGTGCTGGCGCGGCCTTACCTGAGTGGGCGCAAGCTGGATTTCAAGCCTTTCATCATCAAACGCTGGATCCGCTTGATGCTCCCTTATGTGCTGATCATCACGGTAACGGTCATGCTGATTGCCCTATTCGGAGCTTGGAAACATGACACGATCGACTTGAGTGGTTCGTTCAATGTGAAATGGAAAAGAGTGCCTAACGCGCTGGAAATGCTGCTGTACTTTGTCGGTTATGACTACAATCTGAACATCCTCAGCGGCGCTTTCTGGAGCATGGTCCAGGAATGGCGCCTGTCCTTCATTCTGCCTTTTATCGCGGTGGCATTGCATCGCTACGCGACGGGGAAAGTGTTAGGCGGCTATGCCGTCATGCAATTCGCGATCGAGAAGCTGACGGATTGGGGGATGCGCAGCGACACAGCTTGGTTGGCGCAGCTGTCTGAGTCGCTCAACCGGACGAATTATTATGCAATCTTTTTTGTTATGGGAGCTGTTTTGGCGAAGCATATGCCGGCGATCCGGACATTTGTGCAGGAGCACCGTCTTTTCCGGATCCTGTCGGCCTGGGCGATTCCGTTCTTGATTCCTAGCCAGTGGATCCTGGCGGCGCTCGGATTTTCGTTCTGGGTGCGGCATGCGCTGTTGCTGACTGGTTTGGGCATCATTTTGTTCCTGTTGTTGTGCTTGGAATCGCCGCGTTTGACGGCCTTCTTCAAATCGAAACCGCTGCTGCTCTTGGGAAAGCTGTCCTTCAGCCTGTACCTGACGCACACGACGTCGATCGTCCTCTTTGTGACGTTACTCGGCCAGATCATCCCGCCGGAAATCGTGCTGTTGCTGTCGCCGCTGTTCGCTTTGCCTGTGGCCTACTTATGGCAGAAGTATGTCGAAACATGGTGCCTCGATTTGCTGAATCATTTCAAGAAATAG
- a CDS encoding glycosyltransferase family 2 protein, producing the protein MSKDIISIVVPCHNEEEMVPIFHKEITAVSEQLPDAVFEMIFVNDGSKDATLAELKRVASLDERVHYLSFSRNFGKEAAMVAGLRHATGNYVAVMDADLQDPPAMLVEMVALIRTGEYDCIGTKRLDRKGEPPIRSFFARQFYHLINRISDTEIVDGARDFRLMTRQMVDAVLEMTEYNRFSKGIFSWVGFETKYLSYENQERIAGKTTWSFWSLFKYSLDGIVAFSEAPLAIAAFTGFLSFAVAILAALILTVRTLVFGNATSGWTSLIVIILGMGGLQLLCLGILGKYLGKTFMETKRRPLYILKEKDVNVPTDRREGQDND; encoded by the coding sequence ATGTCAAAAGATATCATTTCCATCGTCGTTCCTTGCCACAACGAGGAAGAGATGGTGCCTATTTTCCATAAAGAAATAACAGCGGTCAGCGAACAGTTGCCGGATGCCGTATTCGAAATGATTTTCGTGAACGACGGCTCGAAAGATGCCACGCTGGCTGAATTGAAGCGAGTTGCTTCTTTGGATGAGCGCGTGCACTACCTTTCCTTTTCGCGCAACTTCGGCAAAGAAGCGGCGATGGTTGCGGGGCTGCGCCACGCGACCGGTAATTACGTTGCCGTGATGGATGCCGATCTCCAGGACCCGCCGGCTATGCTGGTGGAGATGGTTGCCCTGATCCGCACAGGCGAATATGATTGCATCGGGACGAAACGCCTTGACCGCAAAGGCGAACCGCCGATCCGATCCTTTTTCGCGAGGCAGTTCTACCATTTGATCAACCGAATCTCCGATACCGAAATCGTCGACGGCGCCCGGGATTTCCGGCTGATGACCCGCCAGATGGTCGACGCCGTCCTCGAGATGACCGAATACAACCGGTTTTCGAAAGGGATTTTCAGCTGGGTCGGCTTCGAGACGAAGTACCTGTCCTATGAAAATCAGGAGCGGATCGCCGGCAAGACGACCTGGTCATTCTGGAGCCTGTTTAAATATTCGCTGGACGGGATTGTGGCCTTTTCCGAGGCACCGTTGGCGATCGCGGCTTTTACCGGGTTCCTCTCGTTCGCCGTTGCGATTTTGGCGGCCTTGATCCTGACCGTGCGGACACTGGTTTTCGGCAACGCAACATCCGGCTGGACCTCGCTCATCGTCATCATTTTGGGGATGGGCGGCTTGCAGCTGCTTTGCCTGGGAATCCTCGGTAAATACCTGGGGAAAACCTTCATGGAGACGAAACGGCGTCCGCTCTACATCCTGAAGGAGAAGGATGTGAATGTGCCGACTGATCGCAGGGAGGGGCAGGACAATGACTAA
- a CDS encoding GtrA family protein, with amino-acid sequence MTKLLGQVAKFGIVGVVSTVLDFLILYILADFIGLHYLTAAALAFVAATLFNYAASMRYVFTSRFGEAEKRQELLLFVTLSVIGLGLNQVLMWLFVDQVALHYLVAKIAATVFVMAWNFISRKIWLEDKNAG; translated from the coding sequence ATGACTAAATTGTTGGGCCAAGTGGCAAAATTCGGAATCGTCGGTGTGGTGTCGACGGTGCTGGATTTTCTGATTCTTTATATTTTGGCCGATTTCATCGGCCTGCATTATTTGACGGCAGCCGCGCTGGCGTTTGTCGCGGCGACTTTATTCAATTACGCGGCGAGCATGCGCTACGTGTTCACGAGCCGCTTCGGCGAAGCCGAGAAGCGCCAGGAATTGCTGCTGTTCGTCACTTTAAGTGTCATCGGTTTGGGATTGAACCAAGTGCTGATGTGGCTGTTCGTTGATCAAGTGGCGTTGCATTACTTGGTGGCCAAGATCGCCGCGACTGTGTTCGTGATGGCCTGGAATTTCATTTCGCGGAAGATTTGGCTGGAGGATAAGAACGCAGGATAA
- a CDS encoding glucose 1-dehydrogenase, whose protein sequence is MRLMNTVVVVTGGASGMGEAICRKFAKEGAKVVIADYNYEGALKVTNEINAETLDAAAAIKTDISIEADADAMIDTAIALFGKVDILVNNAGIMDGFEPVWEVSNERWDRIFAVNVNGSMYASRKAIQYFLEQGSGNIINIASIGGLQGGRAGVAYVASKHAVIGLTKNTAFMYAKKGIRCNAIAPGAVATNIAQSMGTVSTFGQETTGVGMAINPAFGMPDQIASVALFLASDDSSFVNGSVVTADGGWTSY, encoded by the coding sequence ATGAGACTGATGAACACAGTTGTTGTTGTGACCGGAGGCGCTTCGGGCATGGGTGAAGCAATCTGCCGCAAATTCGCAAAAGAAGGCGCAAAAGTGGTTATTGCTGATTACAATTACGAAGGTGCCCTGAAAGTCACAAACGAAATCAATGCCGAAACCCTGGACGCTGCCGCTGCCATAAAAACCGACATCTCCATCGAAGCCGATGCCGACGCCATGATCGACACCGCCATCGCCCTCTTCGGAAAAGTGGATATCCTCGTCAACAATGCCGGCATCATGGATGGTTTCGAACCGGTCTGGGAAGTCTCGAACGAGCGCTGGGACCGGATCTTCGCCGTGAACGTCAACGGATCGATGTATGCCAGCCGCAAAGCCATCCAATATTTTCTGGAACAGGGCAGCGGCAACATCATCAACATCGCTTCGATCGGCGGTCTGCAAGGCGGACGGGCCGGTGTCGCCTATGTCGCTTCCAAACATGCTGTCATCGGCCTGACGAAAAACACGGCTTTCATGTACGCGAAAAAAGGCATCCGCTGCAACGCGATCGCCCCTGGAGCTGTCGCTACCAATATCGCCCAATCGATGGGTACCGTCAGCACCTTCGGCCAGGAAACGACCGGCGTCGGCATGGCGATCAATCCAGCTTTCGGAATGCCCGACCAGATCGCTTCCGTCGCGCTCTTTCTGGCTTCCGACGACTCCAGTTTCGTCAACGGATCCGTCGTGACCGCGGACGGCGGCTGGACCAGTTACTGA
- a CDS encoding YdcF family protein yields MANYPFDKERSLLKTDESTRITMLLLNVFLIVTGVSLAISFYILANLEINEEPVVSDIIIVPEGAPERGIKASELLDEGYSESGKIIVSPLLVEAELLHLQPYGELGMMDEDILADYQATSTWTNAVYSIALMEENGYDSAIVVSSDYHMNRVKFSFEKAAEGKDLTFIYVSAGGPYGLPWIETQLGRRLAQYEIFKTVGYWLGLYHFIDIGEGGS; encoded by the coding sequence ATGGCAAATTATCCATTCGACAAGGAGCGCAGCCTTCTGAAGACGGACGAATCGACCAGAATAACGATGCTGCTGCTGAATGTGTTTTTGATCGTGACCGGTGTATCTTTGGCGATCAGCTTCTACATCCTCGCCAATCTGGAAATCAATGAGGAACCGGTCGTTTCCGACATCATCATCGTCCCGGAAGGCGCGCCGGAGCGGGGGATCAAGGCCTCCGAACTGTTGGATGAAGGGTACTCCGAGTCCGGCAAGATCATCGTCTCGCCGCTGCTGGTGGAAGCCGAGCTGCTGCATCTGCAGCCTTACGGGGAACTGGGCATGATGGATGAAGACATTCTTGCGGATTACCAGGCGACCAGCACCTGGACCAATGCCGTCTACAGCATCGCGTTGATGGAAGAGAACGGCTACGACTCCGCAATCGTCGTTTCGAGCGATTATCACATGAACCGGGTCAAATTCAGCTTCGAGAAGGCAGCGGAAGGGAAGGACTTGACGTTCATTTATGTGTCAGCCGGCGGTCCGTACGGCTTGCCGTGGATCGAGACGCAGCTCGGCAGAAGACTGGCGCAATATGAGATCTTCAAAACAGTCGGTTATTGGTTGGGATTATATCATTTCATCGATATAGGGGAAGGCGGCTCTTGA
- a CDS encoding AAA family ATPase: protein MLVEIVMENFFSFKDEATFSMVASPIAEHPEAVYGKDNIAVTKLATIYGANASGKSNLLKAMKMIQEGVLLQNYTSTEWLEHIEPFHLDARTEKKDTMLEVSFLLAGRLYRYGFFVNRKRVTEEFLYLEGDAQKDLFFRNATGQIVVGEWADLFRKITLEDTRLALSSLLSAPESAEYPELKLFLEWFTEMRIILDTSKIGLTISMAKMHLSKYKHNLLALIRVADPSIQDIVIHELGNPRNGRSELAFFVVKTRRNEAGEAEPHCENFRFQDTESAGTVKLLALAGPIIEALEKGGLLMVDEMDTQFHTLMTRYVLELFSGPVNDKGAQMIYSTHDITNLSSSLFRRDQVWFVEKDSYSASHLTSLVEYRFDDEERKNSFEFYRNYLNGKYGAIPFPRPLDWWVDNGK, encoded by the coding sequence ATGCTCGTGGAAATTGTGATGGAGAACTTTTTTTCCTTTAAGGATGAGGCTACTTTTTCGATGGTCGCCAGCCCGATCGCTGAACACCCGGAAGCTGTTTATGGCAAGGACAATATCGCCGTGACAAAATTGGCTACGATCTACGGGGCGAACGCCAGCGGGAAAAGCAATCTGCTGAAGGCCATGAAGATGATCCAAGAAGGTGTACTGCTGCAGAATTACACGTCCACGGAATGGCTGGAACACATTGAACCGTTCCATCTGGATGCGCGGACCGAGAAAAAGGATACGATGTTGGAAGTCAGCTTCCTTTTGGCCGGGAGGCTTTATCGCTATGGTTTTTTTGTCAATCGCAAACGGGTGACCGAGGAATTCCTTTATCTGGAAGGCGATGCGCAGAAGGATCTGTTTTTCCGGAATGCGACCGGACAGATCGTCGTTGGGGAATGGGCCGATCTGTTCCGAAAAATCACTTTGGAGGATACGCGTTTGGCCTTGTCTTCCTTGCTTTCCGCACCTGAATCAGCCGAATATCCGGAGCTGAAACTGTTTCTCGAGTGGTTCACGGAGATGCGCATCATCCTGGATACGTCGAAAATCGGGCTGACTATTTCGATGGCGAAGATGCATCTGTCCAAATACAAACATAACCTCTTGGCCTTGATCCGCGTTGCCGATCCGTCCATCCAGGACATCGTTATCCATGAACTCGGCAACCCGCGCAACGGCCGATCGGAACTGGCATTTTTCGTCGTCAAGACCCGGCGCAATGAAGCAGGTGAAGCAGAGCCCCATTGTGAAAATTTTCGTTTCCAGGATACCGAATCTGCAGGCACCGTCAAATTGTTGGCATTGGCCGGTCCGATCATTGAGGCGCTCGAAAAGGGTGGCCTGTTGATGGTCGACGAGATGGACACGCAATTCCACACCTTGATGACGCGCTATGTGCTGGAACTTTTTTCCGGGCCTGTCAACGATAAAGGCGCGCAGATGATCTATTCGACGCACGACATCACGAATCTGTCCAGCAGCCTTTTCCGGCGGGACCAGGTCTGGTTCGTGGAAAAGGACAGCTACAGCGCCAGCCACCTGACTTCCTTGGTGGAATATCGTTTTGATGACGAGGAAAGGAAGAACAGTTTTGAATTTTACCGCAACTACCTGAACGGCAAATACGGGGCGATCCCGTTCCCGCGGCCGTTGGATTGGTGGGTCGACAATGGAAAATAG
- a CDS encoding RloB family protein, whose translation MENRRREHKKKFERPVGTKRPEKTFLILCEGTKTEPNYFRSFHVISAQVEIVGTAMNTMSLVNYAREVVDTRPDEYDEIWLVFDKDSFDRDIFNEAVFFCETHYRQGFRAAYSNEAFEIWYLLHFELIKKSISRFHYPDMLSKRLGFFYKKNHPHMYNVLLSRQPAAIQNAKKLYSQRSPSPARDNPSTTVFMLVEELNKHLRK comes from the coding sequence ATGGAAAATAGAAGAAGGGAACACAAGAAAAAATTCGAACGGCCGGTCGGAACGAAACGGCCGGAAAAAACTTTCCTGATCCTTTGCGAAGGCACCAAGACCGAGCCGAACTACTTCCGCAGTTTTCACGTCATTTCGGCGCAGGTCGAAATCGTCGGGACGGCGATGAATACGATGTCCTTGGTCAACTATGCGCGCGAAGTCGTCGATACCCGGCCGGATGAATACGATGAAATTTGGCTGGTGTTCGACAAGGATTCCTTCGATCGCGACATCTTCAATGAAGCCGTCTTTTTCTGCGAAACGCATTACCGTCAAGGTTTCCGCGCCGCCTACAGCAACGAAGCTTTCGAAATCTGGTATCTGCTGCATTTCGAGCTGATCAAAAAATCGATCTCGCGCTTCCATTACCCCGACATGCTGTCGAAACGGCTGGGCTTTTTCTACAAAAAAAATCATCCGCACATGTATAACGTACTATTATCAAGGCAGCCGGCCGCCATCCAGAACGCCAAGAAACTCTACAGTCAGCGCTCACCGTCGCCAGCGCGGGACAACCCGTCCACGACCGTCTTCATGCTGGTCGAGGAACTGAACAAACATCTGCGAAAATAA
- a CDS encoding LysM peptidoglycan-binding domain-containing protein — protein MNYTVEKRIFSIYQNPLTAANLIIAHESGNPNNVGKNSLENEVSYMQRNWQNAFVSHWVGGGGKIIQIANTGKVQWGVGSKANGYAYAQVELARTNSRAIFDQDYKAYVWLLQKLALEAGIPCTLNSGASVHDKGIKTHSWVSKNVGGTNHTDPDGYLASWGVSQARFRQDIEAGLSALPPLASAPGTFLLHRVVKGETLWGLSRKYGTTPATLKQLNQLSGDLILIGQHLKVRQY, from the coding sequence ATGAACTACACAGTCGAAAAACGGATTTTTTCCATCTACCAGAATCCACTCACCGCGGCCAACCTGATCATCGCTCACGAATCCGGAAACCCGAACAACGTCGGCAAAAACAGCCTCGAGAACGAAGTCAGCTACATGCAGCGAAACTGGCAAAACGCCTTCGTTTCCCATTGGGTCGGCGGAGGCGGGAAAATAATCCAGATCGCCAACACCGGCAAAGTCCAATGGGGTGTCGGCTCGAAAGCGAACGGCTATGCCTATGCCCAAGTCGAGTTGGCGCGGACGAACAGCCGCGCCATTTTTGATCAGGACTATAAAGCTTATGTCTGGTTGCTGCAAAAGTTGGCGCTGGAAGCAGGCATCCCCTGCACATTGAACAGCGGAGCGAGCGTTCATGACAAAGGCATCAAAACCCATTCCTGGGTTTCGAAAAATGTCGGCGGAACCAACCACACCGATCCGGATGGCTACCTTGCAAGTTGGGGCGTATCACAAGCCCGGTTCCGTCAGGATATCGAAGCCGGACTCTCCGCGCTGCCTCCCCTTGCGAGCGCGCCCGGCACATTCCTGCTGCACCGCGTCGTGAAAGGCGAAACGCTCTGGGGGCTGTCGCGCAAATATGGAACGACACCGGCTACGCTGAAGCAGCTGAACCAGCTGTCGGGCGATTTGATCTTGATCGGTCAACATCTGAAGGTGCGCCAATACTGA
- a CDS encoding DUF2922 domain-containing protein, which yields MTTTVTLELKFLTADGKTRNLSVKNPKPGLTSAELQPAMDAIIGLNAFEVKGINPFTAVNSARYVERTITDLIAEAE from the coding sequence ATGACGACAACAGTAACCTTGGAATTGAAATTTTTGACGGCCGACGGGAAAACCCGCAACTTGAGTGTCAAGAACCCGAAACCCGGCTTGACATCGGCTGAACTGCAACCGGCAATGGACGCCATCATCGGTCTGAACGCGTTCGAAGTGAAAGGCATCAACCCATTCACGGCAGTGAACAGCGCCCGCTACGTGGAACGCACCATCACCGACCTGATCGCCGAAGCCGAATAA
- a CDS encoding sigma-70 family RNA polymerase sigma factor: protein MNMKKRICTDEAATLLSDLYAGVIHHCLNKINRYPDHNDYDDFYQLGLITLFDTYETCLKDALATENSFLFVSYAKQKIHWTFLDQIRKDRKKENREAYLSEEELEEIPNAVSFEDQVEQADLLQRLCDCLTAEENAYLRDALEGLNITEIARKQKISRKTLYKRRRQIQTKASDFLKV, encoded by the coding sequence ATGAATATGAAAAAAAGAATCTGCACCGATGAAGCCGCAACCTTATTGAGCGATCTATACGCGGGTGTCATCCATCATTGTCTGAACAAAATCAATCGGTATCCGGACCACAACGACTATGACGACTTCTACCAATTAGGGCTGATCACCCTTTTTGACACTTACGAAACCTGCCTGAAGGACGCGCTCGCAACCGAGAACAGCTTTCTGTTCGTCAGCTATGCCAAACAAAAAATCCACTGGACTTTCCTGGATCAGATCCGCAAGGACCGCAAAAAAGAAAACCGCGAAGCCTACCTTTCCGAAGAGGAGCTGGAGGAAATCCCCAATGCAGTCTCGTTTGAAGACCAAGTGGAGCAGGCTGATCTACTGCAGCGCCTTTGCGACTGCCTAACCGCTGAGGAGAATGCCTATCTGCGGGACGCGCTGGAGGGATTGAACATCACCGAAATCGCCAGGAAACAAAAGATTTCACGCAAAACACTCTATAAAAGAAGACGGCAGATCCAAACCAAAGCCAGCGATTTTTTGAAGGTCTGA
- a CDS encoding general stress protein, which produces MDKRIEGTFANQELLIDEITHLIKHEGYAPEQLLVITRNGKSNYITEETAVQVIITGEDREEDSLWDKIVKFFTVDLDEEEEEAIFERYGIDEDTYERFEDALDDGELLLLIDDAAPINDEHAEFLVRDGILPDEKAVPVAAATATKPDWISADSEEVGDMPAHSIEAEKKLEVTEVAAESPNQPADMTDDITGQPIEAETVADPAMAEDSHHLPEMQFDKDDSMPELEEEKEQFSKDPFGGDTVVAEAGEDAEDIEPDYEETDKPKPAL; this is translated from the coding sequence ATGGACAAGAGAATCGAAGGTACCTTTGCTAATCAGGAATTGCTGATCGATGAAATCACGCATCTGATCAAGCATGAAGGCTATGCGCCTGAGCAACTGCTGGTCATCACCCGCAACGGAAAGAGCAATTACATTACGGAGGAAACTGCGGTGCAGGTCATCATAACCGGTGAGGACCGCGAGGAAGATTCCTTATGGGATAAGATCGTAAAATTCTTTACGGTTGATTTGGACGAAGAAGAGGAAGAAGCTATTTTTGAACGCTACGGCATTGATGAGGATACGTATGAGCGCTTTGAGGATGCTTTGGATGATGGTGAATTGCTGCTGCTGATCGACGATGCAGCTCCGATCAACGACGAACACGCCGAATTTTTGGTGCGCGATGGCATCTTGCCTGACGAAAAAGCTGTCCCTGTCGCAGCTGCCACTGCAACGAAACCGGATTGGATATCCGCCGACAGCGAAGAAGTCGGCGACATGCCGGCTCATTCCATCGAAGCCGAGAAAAAACTGGAAGTCACCGAAGTTGCAGCAGAGTCGCCGAATCAGCCTGCTGATATGACCGACGATATCACCGGCCAACCGATCGAAGCGGAAACGGTAGCGGATCCTGCGATGGCGGAAGACAGTCACCATTTGCCTGAAATGCAGTTCGACAAAGATGATTCCATGCCAGAGTTGGAGGAAGAAAAGGAACAGTTTTCCAAGGACCCGTTCGGAGGCGACACTGTTGTTGCTGAAGCCGGCGAGGACGCGGAAGACATCGAACCTGATTATGAAGAGACGGACAAACCAAAACCGGCTCTGTGA
- the recX gene encoding recombination regulator RecX: MDHTEEQAEKLPVVTKITVQKKRKDRFNVFIDGEYSFPISEAVLIKVGLHKGMTLTKERSAEIEKENYDYMAYTTAVNYLSYSLRSEKEVRKKLHEEEISPDAIERALTRLVDQNYVNDRIYGESYTRTAANLNLKGPQLIANELKGKGLSEEDIAFSLKQYPHELQLENAQTIAEKQLRKQSRVSSHEAASKIRLHLHQKGYPSDIVLEVMGEIETEKEEEDEMAALRMQGDKLWRRYERKAKGRELHQKVRSGLYQKGYPGELISAYIEEKEQETE; this comes from the coding sequence ATGGATCATACTGAAGAACAGGCTGAAAAATTGCCTGTCGTAACAAAAATAACCGTCCAGAAAAAACGGAAGGACCGCTTCAATGTCTTCATCGATGGAGAGTACTCCTTTCCGATATCGGAAGCGGTGCTCATCAAGGTCGGCTTGCATAAAGGCATGACGCTCACGAAAGAGCGCAGCGCCGAGATCGAGAAGGAAAACTACGACTATATGGCATACACGACTGCAGTCAATTATCTATCCTACAGCCTGCGTAGCGAGAAAGAAGTCCGCAAGAAACTGCATGAGGAGGAGATCAGCCCGGACGCAATCGAACGTGCGCTGACGCGGCTGGTGGATCAGAATTACGTCAATGACCGCATCTATGGCGAAAGTTACACGCGCACGGCGGCGAACCTGAATCTGAAGGGACCGCAGTTGATCGCCAATGAACTGAAAGGGAAAGGATTGTCGGAGGAAGATATCGCCTTCTCCCTCAAACAATATCCGCATGAGTTGCAGCTGGAAAATGCCCAAACGATCGCCGAGAAGCAACTCCGCAAACAAAGCCGGGTCTCTTCGCATGAAGCGGCTTCGAAAATCCGGCTCCATCTGCATCAAAAAGGCTATCCTTCCGACATTGTCCTGGAAGTCATGGGAGAGATCGAAACGGAAAAAGAGGAAGAGGATGAAATGGCAGCTTTGCGCATGCAGGGGGACAAGCTTTGGCGCCGTTATGAACGCAAGGCGAAAGGCCGTGAACTTCACCAAAAAGTCAGATCGGGGCTTTACCAAAAAGGCTACCCGGGTGAGCTGATCTCCGCCTATATCGAAGAAAAGGAACAGGAAACAGAATAA